A segment of the Halodesulfovibrio sp. genome:
TCTTAGCATATTCAGCATCATTTATTTTTCCAGACCGAACTTGGGCATTAAAGGAATCAGGAACAATATTTGCCGCCGCCATCGCACCAGCAAGAAGATCTCGATCCACTTGCTCCATCTTATGATTAATGGTCGATTGGCAGGTATACACGGTATAGCAAATGAGACCTGTGAGAAAAAATAGCAGCCCGATAATAATATTTTTATTTGATTTAACCACGGTTAATTTCCATTAATTAGAAGGGAATCGCAATATTATTTACTTTCGAAAAAGAAAAAGCTTATGACACAACTATACCGAATTAGAAAAGCATATTTCTTAATAACACTTGAACTTCAAACTATCGTTCTATTTTCATATGCTTAACACCCCTGAAACACTGCTTCGACCTGCACAAAAGATCACATACATAGCGCATACAAATCGTTATCCACCTAAAAAAGTAAAGAGCACTCACGCTTTCACCATAATTGATTTATTGTTGCGTATGCTCTTATCGACAGCACGTTATTTAGCTTTACTTCTTAGCTTGGCTCAAAATTCCATAAAAAAAAGACCGGACAAAACGTCCGGTCTTCATCGTTGTGTTTTAGGTAGTAGCGCAGCTAACTAAATGTTGTTTTTCTCTCTGTAGCTTACGAGATCTTCAATAGTTAGAATTGGCATTTCATATTTTTTAGAGATTTCAACAAGCTCAGGCATGCGTGCCATTGTGCCATCTGGGTTGGTTACCTCACAAAGAACACCGCAGGTTCCAAGACCAGAGAGGCGCATAAGATCAACTGTTGCTTCAGTATGACCACGACGCTCAAGAACACCGCCTTCACGAGCACGCAGTGGGAATACATGTCCCGGGCTATTGATAGCAGAAGAGTTTGCGCCGGTACAAGATGCAGCTTTAACTGTGCGAACACGGTCAGCGGCAGAAACACCGGTTGTCACACCTTCAGCAGCTTCGATAGATACTGTAAATGCAGTCTGGTATTGGCTGTGGTTCTCGTCAACCATCATTGGCAAGTCGAGTTCTTTCACTTTATCATCGGTCATGCAAAGACAGACAATGCCGCTGCACTCACGGATAAGTAAAGCCATCTGCGCAGGTGTAAGATGCTCTGAAGAAAAGATCATATCACCTTCGTTTTCACGATCTTCATCATCAGTAACAATGACACCAAGCCCTTTCTGCAAAGCAGCAAGAGCATTTTTTACACGTTCTTCTGAAGTACCAAATTGAGTGAGTAATGACTGATTCATTGAATTCTCCATTTTTTTAAGAATCGCAAGAATCAGGGCAAGTAAAAAGCAGTGCAAAAAGACAGGCAGCTTCAATCGCTGCGCAAAAGGAAATGCAAGCTGCATTTACTCTCTTTCATCCGGACTTTAACCGTCGGCTCTGGAATTACACCAGATCTGCTGACCTTCGTACAACGAAGCGCTCGCGGGCTCACCTAAAGAGGCTCACCGCCGGTAGGGAATTTCACCCTGCCCTGAGAATAAATTCGCGTTAAGAGTTGGCTATATGGTTCGAGCTATTGTGTCAACTGTAGCAAGCCAATTTTTATTATTTTTCTTAAGCTGCATCTCCGCCGCTCACAACGACAAACTCACAACTATCTTCATTTTTTACGTATTTTACTATTCTATTGCGTCCACGGTCTTTTGCTTCATAAAGAGCGGCATCAGCTGCATCCAACAGCAGTCCCGCTAGATTATCTAATTCAAAA
Coding sequences within it:
- the ribB gene encoding 3,4-dihydroxy-2-butanone-4-phosphate synthase → MNQSLLTQFGTSEERVKNALAALQKGLGVIVTDDEDRENEGDMIFSSEHLTPAQMALLIRECSGIVCLCMTDDKVKELDLPMMVDENHSQYQTAFTVSIEAAEGVTTGVSAADRVRTVKAASCTGANSSAINSPGHVFPLRAREGGVLERRGHTEATVDLMRLSGLGTCGVLCEVTNPDGTMARMPELVEISKKYEMPILTIEDLVSYREKNNI